The Anastrepha ludens isolate Willacy chromosome 2, idAnaLude1.1, whole genome shotgun sequence DNA window CTGGGAAACTGAAGATGCTCCACAACGATAGGATAGAGTGAGAGGAGATGGAGTGAGAAAGGCCTGCAAAAGGCGGCTTACAAAATTTACGAAGTTGGAAAACTAAAGAACGTTGATGGTAATCAAGCGACAAACGTTTATGTGAAACGGAACGGCTCTAAAAAggctaatataaaaataaacaaacaactaCCGCCCATCACAGACAACTAAATTATGTCACAGAAGAACAACAGACACGACATCGATGACGAGCAAGCTGGGAATTTTATTTTGTAGGcggaaaatctaaaaattaatgCACACCACAACTACCAGCACCATTTTGTTGAGGAGTATAGTGTACTGGCGGGGAGAGAGACGCATAGGAAAATAATTCTCAAATAGCAAATGGCAAGGCATTTTTTTATGGAGGGAAGCCCCAATTGGATGGTCATTCGAATGCGGGCAGACAGACTCCGCGCGTGGCGACCAACATAGATAGGCAACGAACGCGCTGAGCAAAACAATACATGCCATGACTTGAGCAGGGCTTGCACAACGAAATTTTAAGCAGTGGTTTCCCCAGCATTTGCGCTGATAAGACGCAGTACTTGCGCAGCAGAAGCAACAACGGCAGGAATGACAAAAAAGCCAACAATGGAAATATGAGCGAAGTCTAAGCCGCACCGCACCGATGCTGATAAGCATTCGTCCGAGTCGCTTGGGTGGTGTAGCGGCGAAGAGCTGGCGGTAGAGGTTGTAGTTACGAAGTGGTGAAGATGGCATTGATTGCAGTCTTGATGACGGCACTGATTGTAATTGCGATTCTAGAGAAAATGGCGTCACTGCACTAACACCTAGGCGGTTGGCGTATtgggtgatttttttttcttgttttgcttGTAGTTCCTACAAAATGCGCGCATAATGTCAGCCTGAaaaggaaattttcaaaaaaaggaaagcCCCTAAAATGGCAATTACCGCCGCCCATAACAGTTGCACAGAAAAGTATGTAGATAGATAAGCAGCTATAAATGCCAGAGCATTTGCGGCATAAAGGCCAGTAACGCAAACACCGGAAAAGTGGGACGAAGTTAGCTTTGAAGCAACCGCAACATTTAGTGCAGAAAATTAAGGAAACAagcgaaaatttttgtgaaaaaccgCGTACCGCAAATATTTAGTATGTCAACTTTAGTTCAAAGAATCACCATATTAAGCAatctgctgttgctgttggtgtACCAGCAAATATTTCTGGTCGGAACTCAAGCaggtatttgaaatatttagagCAAACATTTGGCAGCACacacaaagaaaataatttaaaggtcAGGCAGTTTCCttgtgaaatttaaattttacaaactaTGTACTTTGATGCTGCCTGGGAAATGTAATTAATACTTACGAacaacacgcacacatacatatatatacacctacaaacacacatgcacacacacatgcattctACACTAGCAATCTCAAAGAAACCTTAGACCCGCCGCACGTGTTTATGTATGACTTGTTTCGCAAATACATACGCGCATGAATTTTATAGACATTTCCATATCCCACCGACGCTTATCAAAGCCATCGCTCAACTTGAAACTCTTGGCAACCCAATACCGCCATCGCCACATTTCTTGTTGCATGACAAACGCCTGGGGCGACAGGTCTTCATGCAACATTCAACATTCTGGGCGCTTGCTCTCTGCGGCCTCGCCACATATGCGCTTTGTTTGcatcaatttccatttcaaaaatgaatttcgCATACAATTTCACTGGCTGTCAGGCCGCATTAATCAATCTTCGCTGAAGTTTCTCCTTTTTGACTTTTCGGATGCGGTGAAATTGATTTCTTTTCCTTTGTTCCTAAAATACGTTTAGCCAAGTGCGTAGGTGCAGCTGTAAAACTAGATAACTTCAGTGAAATGGTGGCATGAAGCGCAGTGAGTAATCGATGTGGCAAAGCTTTGGAGGTAAACGAGGCCTAAAATGAATTTGATTTAGTTTACTTTTTGAAGCCCCACCCTGtaacaaatgaaaattaaatctagaagaaaataacaaaaccgATAGGAATTAAGAAATTAAGGAAGACATGAAATGGTAGATGAAGGAGTTTTGATATTTGTTTCTGCTCcctaatgaaaattgaaaaacgttGCTAAACTAAAATATGAGGCCATTTCCCCTAAGCataagaattattattattattgaaaaaatagtaGCAGCTATGTTAGCTTTTTATTAAGGAGTTTtagaataataaatttgaaatataaatgGCATCACAGAAATAGTTTAcgacttaattaaatttataatgttCACAAATATGTGGCAACTCcgttaactttttattaaaactttttaaaatattaaattttaaatggaaataatatGACGGAAATAATCTAcgacttaattaaatttataatattaaaaaatatgtggcaaCTCTGTTAActtcttattaaaattttctaaaatattaaattttaaatggaaaaaatatgacGGAAATAATCTAcgacttaattaattttttaatattaaaaactacGTGGCAACTCTCTTaacttcttattaaattttttcgaaatattaaattttaaatggaaataatatGATGGAAATAATCTAcgacttaattaaatttataatattaaaaaatatgtggcaaCTCTATTAActtcttattaaaattttctaaaatattaaattttaaatggaaataattaatgactttattaaatttttaatattaaaaaatatgtggcaaCTCTGTTaacttattattaaaacttttgtaaatattaaattttaaatggaaataattcatggctttattaaatttataatattctaaaatatGTGGCAACTCGGTTGACTtcttattaaaactttttaaaataataaatttgaaatataaatggaatcacagaaataatttacgacttaattaaatttataatatccACAAATATGTGACAACTCTGTTAACTTTTcattacaactttttaaaatatgctattttaaatggaaataacaTGATGGAAATAATTATcgactttattaaatttataatattcacAAATATGTGGCAACTCTGCTAACTTCTTATTAacactttttaaaataataaatttgaaatataaatggaattacagaaataatttacgacttaattaaatttataatattcacAAATATGTGGCAACTctgttaaattattattaaaacttttgtaaatattaaattttaaatggaaataattatcgactttattaaatttataatattcacAAATATGTGGCAACTCTGCTAACTTCTTATTAacactttttaaaataataaatttgaaatataaatggaattacagaaataatttacgacttaattaaatttataatattcacAAATATGTGGCAACTCTGTTAACTTCTTattaaaactttataaataatactttttacaAGGAAATAACCTGAGAGGTACACTTTAcaacttaacttaatttatgatatttaaaagtataggtggcaaccctgttagCTTTCTATTAAgggcttaaaaaataataaactataACTAAAACGACAGAAATAACTTGCAATTAAATaagcatttaatattaaaacaaatatgtgGCAACTCtgttaactttttattaaagatttgtttaaatatttttagaaatatttggcAACCCACTGCAGTCCGAActttttataagttttgttatttgtgtattaggtaggtaggtgaaatgttgAAGAGCCGGTCTGGCGTTCCACAAGttgcactaaagcgccgttttgatacctttTGGGACcgccaacaggcagatatctatcgAGTCACAGCTGTTGATGTAAGAGACAAAACTGATGGGATTTAGgctggcgcactgccccaggcggtcaaagaaaggagcacccaacCCAGTGACCTTAAACGTTTAGCTGTCACACTCGAACATTAACAGAGAAAATGCACAATAGTCGCCTTCTCCGAGAGGTccttacagcttctgcaatggggattaaatggcgAACCTAACCtttctgcgtgtgtgccgatagtccaatgaccggtaaacacagctacaagtgtggaaattgaatggcgtggagtccgcACAACTTTCTGCGTCTTGCGTCTATTGTGTTGTggtcaaagggttttcgaattaGCATACTAAGAGATGGatttccatcttttctgcgctttcctgagaaataagttgtgcaattcctctttagcaacagtcagggggatgccgatgaccggcgAGGAGgtttctgagaccaattcagtcgatcACCTCCTGGCAAACTCAACAgcattttatttcttctttgctCGTATGTCCTGgcacccagatcagagaaatgccATCTACACAACTAAGAGACTTGATAtccttcttacaggagttgaccagtttGGATCTGCTCCCTGGCGTcgtcagtgccttgattgcagcttgactatcgcaAAAGATATTAATATCTCCCTTGCTTCCACGTTCAcatagcattttgcatgcctgcatgaCCGCAAAGACTACTGCCTGCAGTATTGGGCAGGAAGGAaggaaggaaatagataaatttgcTGAATTAGAGAAAACCCGTGCTCCGACTTCTGATTCCATCTGGGAAGCGTCAATGAAGAAAGAGGTTCTAGCATCGGTATAGATTTTTCTCTTGTTCCAATCCCACGATGGCGCGAAATGGTCGCTCGAATCAAATTTCATAAGGAATTATGTATAACACAGGCCAacaaaatctcgcttttttacagcttttaaaacggttatgggtgtttcttgaaggtttttttatgctgacaacgaatatgaccttgaaaatgctccagcacgtcaggatttttggcaatttgaggttaaaaagtcaaaaaatgcagattttggccatttttttaattttttttttgggaaaggtaaagtttttttttttaattttccaagcatcgcaaagtactagtcttcagctttaaaatccatttttaaaaatatttttgcgactaatataaaaaaagttatactattttgaattcgccctttacaggggcgttagagagttagaaaggttgaatttgcatatctaaaagtctccaattcaaaataatatagaataactttttttatattgtattaatcgtaaaaatatttaaaaaaatggattttaaagctgaagactagtactttgcgatgccgttgaggaaaattaaaaaaaaaactttaccttgccaaaaaaaaaataaaaaaaatggccaaaatctgcattttttgactttttaacctcaaattgccaaaaatcctgacgtgctggagcattttcaaggtcatattcgttttcagcataaaaaaaccttaaaaccttagttaaaattatcgaaaaagttttttggttgttggcctgtgtaattttacgacaataaaagcaataacggCAAGCAACTTCCTTATTGTCGATTCGACGTTCCCGGAGCACAATACTTgagacaaaataactttttgtgaATAGCAAAATTACGAGTAGCAAATGAAAACCTCCACAGGCACTCCATTATAAAGGCCAAAGTAGGTGGTGCCTCTCTCTAATCCAttagaattttgtattttgtcacTAAATTTGAAGTTGTTTCCTCTTTGAGCTCCACACGACAGCGCAATTTTCGCATTACAGGGCaactatatttatattttgtaaacatacacacgcatatgtacttatatacttaagcgaaaattttgattttacttatCCATAATAAATAAACTGTGTCTTATTCCACTCCCTTTCCATTTGCCTTTTTTCACACCAACAGTTTAAAAGTAGTTTACTTTggttatcaatttttttacacaCAACAATCAATCTTTTTCTCCACATGAATCCACTTAAAACTTTCCACACCTGCTTCCTCTAAATAGCTTATTCTTGTGCTCTTTGACAGCTCCGACCGCGACCGCCAACGTGCAAGCACCATCAACCTTGCAGCACCTCAATGCAGAAACTTCAGTATTAAGCAACCGCGACGCCAACACCAACAGCAATTCTAAATACAATTTGAAATGGACACCGCGCAGCGCTTGGCAGGCGGCCGCGCCACTTCACGCCCCAACACATATCTCAACCGTGGGCGGCGTGTCACATGTGATAATTCATCATACCGCAACACCAGCTAGCACATGTCGACTCAACACCAACGCCTGCGCCGCCACCATACGCGCCATGCAGCGTACGCATCAGCAGCAACGCGGTTGGGATGACATCGGTTACAATTTCCTAATCGGTGGCAGTGATGACCAAGCCGAGATTTATGAGGGGCGCGGCTTTGATGTAGTAGGCGCACACGCGGTCGGTTACAATGCGCGAAGTGTGGGCATAGCACTAATTGGTGACTGGACAGGTGAGTGGTCGGCAAgccaaaaaaacagaaacaaaaaacaaaaatatgagtgAGAGGAGCTAAACCACTTTGTAGCGGTACAGGAGGCCGTTGACTGCCAGTATGAAATATTATATCACACgcttttgaaatgtgtttgcgGTGTGGGTGATTTGCGAAAATTGTCAATGGCGTTTTATTTGTGTGGTAGAAAATTAATTGTAGCAGTTTTAAAtagatatatgaaaatatgtggAACTCCAGAAAAGAGAGCATGAATATGTATTTTAGTCACTTTAAGCTATTTTCGACCAAacgatttttatattaaaatgtttGCACTTGAAGATAGGCAGCATAGCGCTCCCCACTCCTTGTTCATGTTCAACAGTCttaatttcttttcttcttattttccgACAACAGACGCTCTACCGCCCCATCCTGTGCTGGATAAGCTGCACCAGCTCATAAGTTATGGGGTACAAATGGGTCACATCCAACGAGACTACACACTGCTCGGCCATAGGCAAGTGAAGGCTACTGAATGTCCGGGCAACCGGCTGTACAATGAGCTCAGAGGGTGGCCACACTATAAGCAACATGTTGCGTAAGGAGGAATACAAGGAGGAGGGAAAGGAAAGCGTCTGACAGAAATACCAAAAGGGCAAAGATAGAAATACAGCTAACAAGAAGAGAGAGGATTGAAATATGGCatgaaaataagtttaaaattagGGAgggatttaatttatattttgtggcTGTCTGTTGTACAGTAATTTGGCATTCCGCTaagtaaagaaatttaattagttttttaatgTACAAACCTATAAATATGCAGGCAGACTAGGcgtaaaagcaaaacaaaaaacattatatGGCCTCAAAAAGACTGACCACTAACTTGgcctagaaatatttttaattatttatttatttaccatatattggcaaaaaatatgtttaaaaattaataattaacataGGAATTAAgatgaaactaaataaaatatatgtaaataatttccTGTTTTCATCAATAGTCAAGATTTATATTTGCTAAAGTTTATTACCACATTAAAGGCGGGGATCTGGATGAAAGTATGCTAGGTAACACGGCGACTGCCCCACCTCGTTTTTCGTCCTAAAACGGGCGATGTTTGGTGTaatcaaaatgaggccggtcaggcagttactgtgaatagtgttcgctatcgtgagatgataacgaactttttatggcccgaattcgaagatatggatgtggacgatatgtagcttcaacaggacggtgccacttgtcacacagctaacgaaacaatggctcctttgcgcgaaaaatttgatggccgaataatctcacgacgcggcgatgtcaattggccgccaagatcatgtgatttgacaccgttggacttctttccttggggttatttgaaagaaaaggtgtacgtcgataagccagcaacacttcaagagctaaaggatgagataattcggcacattaacggcatagaacctcaattatgcctcagcgtcatcgaaaatttgggctatcggatggagatgtgccgccgaggccgcgacggccatttggccaatatttagctccatacgtaattgagctatgccaatattatcataataaagagatatgacaataatttcctaaaaaggttgtattttattcaaaatcaacaccggcccttgaaacttaaccaccctttttaataaaaatataaaataataataaaaatataataacttctgttaggtgcttggccgagtcttgatgctgtttcacaaatggagtggcctacagttttaagccgcctctgaacggcaaatgattttttatgagaagctttttcatggcagaaatacagtcagAGGTTTACTATTccctgctgaggggtgaccgcttttagaaaaaactcttcctaacattttgttgtttcatgcagcgcgattcgaacctacacactCTCGAATGTGTCACTCACtaaccattcgactacggcggctgagtataattttttatcagACACAcgaattgcaaattttttaactttttaaagtcTTCGCAAATAGAGATTTTTCTGGGCCGATTGTGGCCCAAATATTGAACGGATGGTTAGGTCTTTCAGCCAAGAATAACATTCTGGGAGAAGCAATTGATAATTCTTATTCCATTGATAAATGGGTCAAAAGGAACTTCgtggaagtgaactacttcttaactcagttcctctcgggccacggatacttccgtaGATATCTATACcacatgggcaaggtaaccgattccaagtgcatttACTGCGAAACGCTGAGCGACGACGCtaagcacacattttttagttgtAATAGATGgatcgcggaaagaaatgctctgagggagcagattggcgacatctcaccgagcaacataatccgcaaaatgctcgaacgcgaggacagctggagcgcggtaaagaaatacatcgagaacgtagtgcaaaaaaaaaaagatcgacctcgacacagtgcaacaaagtgaagccgcacagatagagacacaagaagacaagcctatagcatgaaaactggctacaaatatagtggacacagacgtgggtgaatagaattggttctTTATGGATGACGttccgaagtaatatagaaagcagttcccggaagggtgtctccccagaaggagaggagggatcacAGTgaccacaccacacgacgcagtagacgacggtcgctgtaagtgtgaaggcattttgaaccctactgcacccaccaaaaaaaaaaatcgttaattctTTAGAGAGATTAGAagtaaaacttttcaaaatctaATTTAAGGTGGCAGGGAGTTCTCTCTTTCTGACTGTGTTGTAGTCGATGAGCTACTGAAAGAACTCGAGATAAGCGCGATGGTCTGAAATATCTAATATGACCTAGGACCCTTAAATTTGTTATCAAATGATGCAGGTTGTAAGGCAGAAATCATTATTTTCATGAGGGGTTATAAAATACCTGGTTCTATTCGAcaaacattttctaaaaactttaaatacttGAACTtctatggatttattttttttttcctttaactcctattGGAGCATAGGGCTTCGCCTACGTCCCTTCGCCAACGGACACGGTTTTGAGCTATATATCCCAGTTCGTTCACGTAAAACCAAGAGAGTTGATGTCAGGTTCTATTGAGCATCTCCGGGTTGTACGTGGCCTACCCACTCTACGGCCAGGGCTTCCAACGCAGGGTCTGCCTAGCAACATTGTCATCACTTTTTCTAAGCGTATGTCCTACCAACTTCCTCTTCCTTTTTCGAATTTCAGTTGCCGCGTCAGTTAGTTCGTTAGTAGATCTGGGTTGGATGGGgcaaaaaattcgcaaaaaacgGCACAGGAACAGTTGGCAAACGTTTGCAGACCAGTCGTGATTGCCGTGATTACTTTCCGTGGACAGATTTGACATTAGTAATAAATATGCGGAATTTGGCATGAAGGATGATATTGTTAATTTGCCACTAAGGCGCGAGGATGCCAAAAGATGAAATGGCTTTGTTAATCCTACACTCCAAATAAACCGCAGAGCCGCCTTCGGGGGTGACCTTGCAGCCAAGGTAGCAAAATTTCTCTACACTTTAAAAGTTATACTGGAAGTTTAGCAAATCTCAGCGTGATTTATTGGCTCCTATAAGCGCATTAAAATATGTGTTATTTCTTATCCGCGTCTGATAGAATTCTTGGAGGAAAGCTTCATTAGTTTAGCAACTGGAAAAAGTGTAAAGAACTTCCTTTATTGGTATCAGTAGAGCACTGCAGACTACTCTAACGCTTAACGACTTATGAAATACTGCAGCAGGCAACCTTCCCACCACCAATCTATACTTAGGTTGGATCTGAGTGGATTCTTCTTCACCGTCAGCCCTGATTTGGCAAGgtgcaggatttttttttttttttttttgattggaaTGGCGAAACAATATTCGGCCAGAAGCTCTCGAATAACCTCATATAACTGAATATTACTGTAATGCATTTCAGGCAAATGTACTTACAGCCACAATCAGAGAAGCACATATTGACTGGGAGATAAGCGGCACAACACTTCTGATGAGGCactcaaaaatatcaaaaaatgactgacTTTTTTTCGGTCACAGCTAAAAGCTTTCTTATCAAGATGATATGAGTCACAATGGCATTGGAAACATTTTATTGCTAATGAATTAACAAGGCAGACACCCACATTCGCAGTGCTTCGTGGAAGCAAAGA harbors:
- the LOC128863424 gene encoding peptidoglycan-recognition protein LB-like, with translation MSTLVQRITILSNLLLLLVYQQIFLVGTQAAPTATANVQAPSTLQHLNAETSVLSNRDANTNSNSKYNLKWTPRSAWQAAAPLHAPTHISTVGGVSHVIIHHTATPASTCRLNTNACAATIRAMQRTHQQQRGWDDIGYNFLIGGSDDQAEIYEGRGFDVVGAHAVGYNARSVGIALIGDWTDALPPHPVLDKLHQLISYGVQMGHIQRDYTLLGHRQVKATECPGNRLYNELRGWPHYKQHVA